The Streptococcus iniae genome contains the following window.
TTCTTAATATCAATAATGTTTGTCATGCTCTTAGACCTTCTCTCTTTTATTTCTCGAGACGACACCCTTGATAAGAATTACGCCTCTGCATTTCTTTATCTATAGCATTTAGCACTTCCCACTTCTTTAAACTCCACATGGGCCCAATCAGCACGTCTCTTGGTGCATCACCTGTAATGCGATGAATAACAATATCTTTTGGAATAATTTCTAATTGATCACAAATAATAGAGACATAGTCTTCTTGGCTTAATAATTGCAACCGCCCCTCATGATAATCTCTTTGCATGCGTGTGTTTGTCATCAAGTGTAAAAGATGCAACTTGATGCCTTGAATAGCATTATCTGTGACGCAACGCCGAACATTTTCTAACATCATCTCATGGGTCTCTCCAGGAAGACCATTAATCAAATGCGATACAATATCAATTTTAGGGAACTTACGAAGACGTTTGACCGTTTCCTTGTAGAGGTCATACGAGTGCGCTCTATTAATTATGCGTGAGGTTTCTTCAAAGGTTGTTTGAAGTCCTAACTCAACTGTAACATGCATCCGCTCAGATAATTCAGCCAAATAAGCAATAGTCTCATCAGGTAAACAGTCTGGCCGAGTACCTATATTAATTCCAACCACGCCAGGTTCATTAATAGCTTGTTCATAACGTTGTCGAATCACCTCAACAGTGTCATGAGTATTGGTAAAATTTTGAAAATAAACCAAATACTGATTGACGTCTGGCCATTTACGGTGCATAAAATCAATTTCTTTATAAAATTGCTCCCTAATTGGAGCATCAGGCGCTACAATAGCATCTCCTGATCCTGAAACCGTACAAAAGGTACACCCACCATGTGCCACAGTTCCATCACGGTTAGGACAGTCAAATCCAGCATCAATAGGCACTTTAAAAATTTTTTGACCAAATAGCTTTCGATAGTAATCATTTAGAGTCTGGTATCGTTTTTTCATACTTCTTATTTTAACACAATAAAAAAAGGAAAAACGCTCTTTCGATGATTTTTCCTCACTTATAATTCCTTACTGCTGTTTTGAATGAAATCGCCACTCAAATCGTTTTTTGAGATAATAGGGATAAATTAAATTTAAAATGCCATAACCCAAAACAAAACCAGCAAAAACATCTGATGGATAATGCACGCCCAAATAGATTCTCGACAAGCCTATTAATAAAATAAGAAAACCTAGAATTAACTGCATCGAATACTTCAAAAAACCATGTTTGACCCGATCATGGATGATGATAATAAGTGATCCTAAGATTAAAAAACTACCTAAGGAATGACCACTTGGAAAGGAGAAGCCACCAGCATGAACTAAATGTTCTAAATCTGGTCTGATACGTTGATAAACCTGTTTGAATGCAACAATTAAAATACCTGCTATAGCACCATTAATCAGCACCAACAAGGCCTCTATTTTCCATTTTTTTATGTAGAAAATAGCTGCGAATAAAAAAACAAGAATAAATTGCGTCAGCACATTTCCCATAACAGTTATGGCCTTAAACATACTTGTTAAGTGACTTGGCAACTGTCCTCGCACAGCATTTTGAACATAACTATCAAACCCATGCAAGGTATTGGGATAAAACTGGACAGTATAGCCAATCATAACAAAAATCAGGAAAGCAAATGATGACTTGAGTAAATAATGTTGTTTGTTTGTCATTTAAATGGTATATCTTTCTATTATTGGTCTGCAAGCAAAGTAAATGAAATAAAATGAAAGTGCAAAAGCTAGACCTTCAACAAGATTAAAGGGAATAACCATTGAAACCATGTATTTGGTTAAACCAATATAAGCTGAAATATCAAAATTTGCAAACTTAGCATACAAAGGAACGGCATAAAAATAGTTCAATAACACCATAACAAGGGTTAAAGAAAGCGTTCCTAAAACACTAGCAAAAACAAATTGACCTCTATTCTTTTGGGGTTTCCAAACCAAGGCAAATAAGGTAACAAAGGTTGCTAGTGCAATGATATTCATTGGTAAACCAATAAAATCATTAATGCCACTGTTATTGAGAATCAATTTGAGAAGTGACCGCAATATAAGAATCAAGTAAGCGTGCTTAAGGTCAATCAAAACCAGTCCCAACAAAACAGGGATAATACTAAATTCAATCTTAAGGAAACTTGCTCCTGGAATGATTGAAAAGCTAAAAAACATCAGGATAAAGGATAAGGCTGATAAAATTGCAACCATTACCAAACGATGTGTTTTTGACATAAAAAAGTTCCTCCAATTTTTTCAAATTGAAAGAAGTTCCTTCGTAGTTGAGTACACTAAAAAAGCAACTCAAAAAACCCGGTCTTCTCTCATCCAGACTTTACTGTCGGTTGTGGAGTTTCACCACATCAGCTTGCGCTCGCGGACTTCTATTTCTAGTCACCGCCGGTCGGGAATTACACCCTGCCCTGAAGACACTTATAGGATATCAAAAAAATCTTTTATTAGCAAGGTTTTGCCCTTAGTAAAGACTACAAAAAAAAGATTAAAACCATTGTGTTTCAATCCATCTTAATATTTCCTTATTTTAATTTGTCATTGTCGTAATGATGACTTAATTCTAAGCCTTGAAATTCTTGCTGTCTTAAGGCTTCATAAACAATCATGCAGACTGTGTTAGACACATTAAGGCTTCTGACATGTTCATCATTCATTGGTATTCGTAAGACTTCTTTTTCATGTGAACGCATAAAGTCTTCTGGTAAGCCTTTGTCCTCACGGCCAAAAATAAAATAATGATCATCCTCATCTGCAAAATTTTCTTGGCTATAGGTTTTTTCAGCGAATTTACTAATTAGATGTAGTTTCCCCTGACAATTTGCTAAGAATTCTTCTAAATTCTCATAAAAACGGACATCTAATTTATCCCAATAATCAAGACCAGCTCGCTTCATTTTACGATCATCAATTGGAAATCCCATAGGTTTAATAATGTGTAACGGAGCATTTGTAGCAGCACATGTTCTTGCAATATTTCCTGTATTTTGTGGAATTTGAGGTTCAAATAAAACCACATGGTTCTTACTATCAGCTTCTCTATACTTGTTTTTTTCAATATCAACTGTCATTGTCAAATCCATTTCTTAAATCATAAAAAACCACACTGCCCGGAGTCACGCTCAGCAAACAATGTGGTTGATGGTGATTCATTAACTTAAATCATAACAGGTTTGATTTAAACCAACGAATGCTTATTTGTTATTATATCACTTTGAAAGGCATTGTCAATTGTTTTAGCTGATAATATCACATAATCTCAGCTTTTTTTGTGTCTTTTTAAGGTAAACTTATCAGGTACCGGATCTTCTCCCCCCTCAACAAAAGGATGACACCTTAAAATCCTAGCAATTCCCATTAATAGCCCTTTTAAACCATGCTTTTCAAGGGCCATAATCATATAAGTTGAACAGGTCGGTCGATAACGACAAGTCCCTGGAAAAAGTGGTGATATTGACTTCTGATAAACTTTGACTAGCCAAATAAGTAGATTCTTTATCATCTATCTGTTGTTGCAAGATTGTGCAGTTGACTAACTTCTTTTTTAGACAGACGGCGAGCTTCACCTGGCCTTAAACCAGTTAAATCTAATGTGCCAAAACGCGTCCGTGATAATTTATCAACTAAAAGACCAACAGATTCAAACATCTTTTTAACCTGATGATTTCGTCCCTCATGAATCGTTAGTTCAACAATTGATCTATTCTTATCAGCTTCCACACGGATAATATTGTACCGAGCCGGTTTCGTCTTTTTACCATCAATGACCACACCACGGGTTAACGGACGAAGATTTTCTTTCGTTGCAATCCCTTTTACACGGGCAAGATAAACCTTATCAACTTCATTACGAGGGTGGATCAATTTATCTGTAAAATCACCATCATTTGTCAAGATTAGTAAACCAGAAGTATCCCAATCCAAACGTCCTACAGGATAAATACGCTCTTTAACTTGTGGCAATAACTCAATAACTGTCTTACGGCCTTTATCATCTGAAACACTTGAAATCACACCACGAGGTTTATTGAGCAAATAATAAACTTTTTCCTCATTATAAATTGGGCTTCCTTCAACTTCAACCACATCACCAGACTTAACTAATGTTGCTAATTCTCTTACCACTTGACCATTTAATGTAACCAAACCTTGTTTAATTAATTCTTCGGCTTTACGACGGCTTGCAACACCGGCATGTGCAATGTACTTGTTAATTCTCATTTTTTCTCTTTCCTATCCATTCTTAGTTGGATTAATCATTATTGTTAAATAATGCAACTTCTTGATCTTCAATTTGCAAGGATGAAACATTAATCAATTCATCCAAGTGATTGATTCCCATATAATCCAAAAAGTAATCACTGGTTGCATATAAATTAGGACGACCAATAACATCTTTTTTGCCTGCTTCTTTAACTAAATCAAAAGCAATTAATTTACTCAAAGCGCCACTGGAATTAACACCACGAATATCATCTATCTCAACTCTTGTAATGGGTTGCTTATAAGCTACAATTGATAACACTTCTAAGCTTGCTCTTGACAAACTTTGATTGATTGGTGTTTTAGCATAAACTCTTAAAAGGTCTGCATAGGCTTCTTTTGTCACCAATTTATAAGTTTGAGATGATTCAATTAAACATAACGCTGACGCATCATCATCTGCATATTTTTCTGATAATTTTTCTAACTGCTGTTGTAAAGCTGTTGGGGTCAACGACAAGAGGGTTGCTAAATTACGGACACTCAACCCCTCTTCTCCAGCTACAAATAAAAGTGCTTCAATCTGAGACAAATAGCTCATCAGGATTCCTTTCTCAATATAATGTCGGCAAAATTATAATCCTGCTCAACTGTAACAAATTGAACCTTGATTAATTCTAGAGTGGCCAAAAACAAGGTAATGACCTCATTAATATTAGAACATTCCTTAAAGACGTCCGTTAAAGGTAAAAGCTTTTGATGCTCCAATTTACTTTCAAGATGTTTCATCATGTCTTCAATACGGTAGTCTTCTCTTTCAATAACAGTGTGAGTGTTCTTAAATTCTTCTTGCTTAACAGTCATGATTTTTGAAAAGGCTAAAAACAAATCCATAACAGAGGTATCTGTTTTCAGTTTAATGTCTTCAAAAATAAGTTCTTGCTTGGGCTTTGAAAAATAAAGGGCCCGTTGCTCATGTTGCTTGGCTAAATCCTGACTCAACTCTTTAAAACGACTATATTCTTCAATTTTACTTAAAAGGTCTATTTCAGGATCTGTCTCATCAGGTTCAGCTTCAACCATTTTTGGCAAGAGTCTACGACTTTTGATAAGCATTAATTGACTAGCCATCAGCATGTAGTCTCCTGCCACTTCAAGTTTCATGGCTTGTAAGGTTTCAATATAAGCCAAATATTGTTCAATAACCTCAACAATAGGAACTTCATAAATGTCAACCTGATATTTTGAAACCAGATGCAAGAGTAAATCAAGCGGCCCTTCAAAATCTTTAATTTTTATATCCATTAATGTCTGTAATACTTTTCTAGTGTTATTGGGCTTTTTAGGCCAAGAATCTGACTTAATTCAAGCATTGATTTTCCAGCATTTTTTTCTTTTATAATAAACTGTTCACGCAGTTTTTGCGCAGACAAATCAGCCAAATTGAGTGATTCCAAAAATTGACGCAATTTATTAAAATACCATTGTCTTGAAAAAACGTGATCCATATGATCAAACAAATAGGTATGTGATGCATCCAAGATATTTTCAAGATAGGGGATCATTTGGGATGGCAATGGCAAAACCCTCACGTTTTTATGATTTCTAATCGTCAAAACCTGAAAATTTAAATCAAAATCTGTTACTTTTAAGTTTGCCATTTCATTTGGTAAAAGTCCCAACTCCAATATCAATAGTGCAATCAATTGTCCTTCTTGATAGGGCGATTCTTGATAACATAATGTGCTATCCAACTCAGCAGGACACTGAGAGTCACTCACAAGTTTTATTTTTTCTGTTAGCTTTAAATAATCAGGATAATAATGCTTCTGATAAAGAAAGAGTAAAAATTGATTGACCGTTGAATATTTCCTTTTTTTAGCTGACAAACTAAGAGGTGCCATTTTTTTCTGATAAAGAAGCAACTTGTCATCAGATAATTTATGTGAAATGGTCTCTAAAAATTGGTTTAAATCGTAACGATAAGCTTTTTCGGTATTTTCAGATAGGTTTTTTTCTTTTAAAAACAAGTCAATTAATTCAATCATTTTTAGCCACAATTGTATAATCTTCTGTAAAATCATGTAATAGACTATTTACAGCCTTTAAAATTGATTTTCGCGTAATAATACCAATAAACTGATTGTTAGCATTAACCACAGGCAAAAATGGAAATTCAACTAACTTATGCATGATTAAGGTCAAACTTGACTCAACTGATATGGCATCAATTTTAGTATTGACCATATTACCAATATCCGTCTGATTCATTTCCCAATCAGTCAACTGGTGTTTAGCCTGATAATTCATGATATCAGAAATACTAATGGTTCCTTTGTATTCCTTATCTTTCGTAATAACAGGAACCCTTGAAAAACCATTACTGACTAACAATAACATAACATGATCTGAATTATGAGTATCAATGAAAATAGCCAAATCATCTGCTGGGATGAGGTAACTGTCTAAGTGTTGAAGGATAAAGCTTTCAAATTCTTTTGCAATCATCGGTTAAATTCCTTAGTTAATGAGGGATAAAGCTCATGGTTTCGGTTGAAAAACTCTACTTTTATGCTATCAGTTGACAGTTGAATACGCGCATATAAGGTTTCATTGACGTCACCACGTGGTTGAGAAACACTGCCTGGGTTGACAAAAATCGTTTGCCCAAGTTTCCAGGCAGCCGGACGATGCAAATGCCCATAAAGGCATAAAGTGGCGCTTTTTTCTTGAGCAAAATAATCTAACCTGTCCCAAGTGAAATTGATTTGGTATAAATGACCGTGTGTTTGTGCGATAATATCTCCATCCAAATCAATCACTAAATCATCACAATAAGCACTGTCGTAATCACAATTGCCTCCAACTACATGAATACCTTGCCAGATAGGATCTGAAGCTTGCAGTTCAGAATCCCCATTATGGAAAATGGCATCAACTTGCCCTTCATATTTTCCCTTAATTGCTGCAACAATATCTCGGTCACCGTGCGAATCACTCATTACAATGATAGTTTTGCTTGCCATTTTGGAAATACCTCTACTAATTTTTTAACAGCCTGCCCTCTATGTGATAGAGCATTCTTTTCTTGAGAACTGAGTTCTGCTGAATGTTTACCTGTTTCACCCACAATAAAAAGTGGGTCGTAACCAAAGCCATTTTCTCCTTTAGGTTGAAAAGCAATATACCCTGGCCAGTCAGCTTCAACAACTAAGCTATCACAATCTGGAGCAGCCACTACCAAAGTCGTATGAAACTGCGCTGAGCGATCTTTCTGTTCAAAAACCATTGAAAGTTCATGTAAGAGTTTAGCATTATTCTTTTCATCTGTAGCATCAGGTCCTGAAAAACGAGCTGACCAAACACCTGGTAACCCCCCCAATATATCAACTTTTAAACCAGAATCATCCGCAAGAACCATCTTTCCAGTTAATTTTGAAATGCTTTCAGCTTTTAAACGTGCATTTTCTTCAAAAGTCGTTCCAGTTTCTTTTACTTCTGGAAGTTCTGGGTAAGCATTCAAGTCTTCCACCTCATAGCCCAAAGGTGCAAACAAGGCTTTAAATTCTTCTGTTTTTCCCTTATTATGTGTTGCCACCAAAAGTTTTTTAGGAGCTGTTGATGCTATGTCTGAAAATAAGTCTGATTCCTTAAGGCCATCTTTTGGTAAGATTACTGCTCGGACTTTACTTCCGTCACTAATTAAGATGGCACCATTATGTCTGCGAGCAAGAAGATGACTGCTCGTTTCTTGATTAATCATATCAAGAACAAAAGAAATCAGAGAAAAATCTGAACTTTTCTTGATGACAGTTATTGCGTAACCAAAGTTATCCCAATCTTGTTCTTCAATCGTATTTGTATTCAACTGAGAGAGCACTTGATTAAGTCTTGCCAAATCCTCATTAATCAGATTGCCAACTTCCTCTATGCTATTATACCCATTCCACTTGCCTACAAACCAATTGTCATTATCTTTAAATTCATAAATTTTTTCACTCATAGGTCAATATGCTCCACATCTATTTTTTCATCTAGCCAATGACTAGCAATTGCTTGAAAACTCTCTCCACTTGCGGTTGTATAAAAGTGATGTTCTTCCTTTAAAACGTGTCTACTTGAATTAATCTGAAAATAATTAAGTAAAACAGAAATATCTCGAACACATTCTGCTCCACTATCAATTAGGGTGACTTGCGGCCCCATAACATTTTGAATAATTGGTCTTAACAACGGGTAATGCGTACACCCTAAAACAAGGGTATCAACTTTACCTACTAAAGGGGCTAAGGTTTCATAAACTACTTTTTTAGCCACACTAGATTGTGTCTCATTAGACTCCACAATAGGGACAAACTTAGGACAGGCTAAGCTTTTCACTGCCACTTGTGGGGCTAAGAGTTGGATTTTTTTCCGGTAAATATCTGAGTTAACCGTCATTGGTGTGCCAATAACGCCAACTTTCCCATTTTTGGTTGATTTAATAGCTGCGCTTGATCCCGGTAATATAACCCCTAAAACGGGAATTGAAAGGGCTTCTTTGACTTCTTCCCAAGCTACAGCAGTTGCTGTATTGCAGGCAAAGACAATCATTTTAACGTCTTTTGTCAATAAAAAATTAACCAATTCCCAGGTGTATTCTCTTATTTGCTCGGCAGGTCTTGGACCATATGGAGCTCTGGCAGAATCACCAATATAGACAATATTTTCATAGGGGAGCTGCCGCATCAATTCACGGACAACTGTTAGTCCTCCTACTCCTGAATCTAAAAAACCAATTGGTCTATTATCCATGAAAACTTCTTCCTATTTGATATAAAAAACTCAGTTGGTAGGAGCCAACTGAGTTTTGCTTTGAACCCTGAACAGTTGACAACTCTAATCGAAAGGATAAAAGTAGGTTTACTTCTACTATCACTGACTGTTCACTTGAATGCATTAAAGTGAAGCATTTGCTCACTTCAAATTAAGGGATTATTTTCCTTTAGCTGTAGCAGCCTTAGATTGTTTAACAATGTTGCGATATGTTTGTTGAATTTTGGCTTCACTAGGTTTTTGACCCATTTGACTCATCATTTCACGGATAGCTTCTGGAGTTAAACGTGGGTGCTCGCCAATTTCTTTTTCAATTTGTTTACGGGCGATAAAAATGCCTCCAAAAAGACCTGCAGCAAGAGCCAAAATAATAAGTAAAATCCAAATAGTTGTAGACATAGATATATAATTCTCCTAGTTTTTTATTCTATTTATTATACCAAAAAATGCTTGTTTTTACAAATAACAGTCGTATTTCTTTAGCCTTGTTTTTAGAGAAAGCAATTCCTTAAAAATCAAACCCTCTAATCGTTGCAAAATAATCTTCTGGCTCTTCAGCTCTTCTAATCAAGCGTACATCACCTGACTCTTCAAGAAGAATTTCAGCAGACCTCAAACGACCATTATACTGATAGCCCATTGAAAAACCATGTGCTCCCGTATCGTGAATGACAAGCAAATCACCAACCCTGGCTTGAGGTAAAAGCCGGTCCTTAGCAAATTTATCATTATTCTCACAAAGAGAACCAACAACATCAACTTTTTCCAGGTCACCTCTAGGATTTGACAGGTTTGTAATATGGTGATAAGAACCATACATAGCTGGTCTCAACAAATTAACTGCCGATGCATCAACACCAACATAGTCCTTATAAGTTTTCTTACGGTGCAGCACTTTAGTCACCAAATGACCATGTGGGGCAAGCATAAAGCGACCAAGCTCTGTATAGATCGCTAATTCACCCAAGCCTTTTGGTAGTAAAATCTCATTAAAAGCTGCCTCTACACCCTTACCAATGATTGCAATAGCGTTAGCTTTTTCTTCTGGACGATAGTTGACACCAATACCACCCGATAAATTAACAAAAGCTAGGGAAATCCCCAATTTCTCCTTGATTTCCACCGTTAAAGCAAATAAGTCTCTGGCAAGCTGCGGGTAATAATCATTTGTAACTGTATTGGAGGCAAGAAATGAATGAATCCCAAATTCTTCCACACCAGCTGCCTGTAAATCTTGTAATCCTTGGAAAAGCTGCTCTTTTGTCATTCCAAACTTAGATTCTGCCGGATGGTCCATAATAGTCGTCCCTAAAGAAAATACACCTCCTGGGTTATAACGTAAAGACAATCGTTTAGGTAAGGGCATTGATTCTTGTAAAAAAGCAATTTGTTCATAAGCATCTAAATTTATTGTCGCACCAATGCTTTTAGCATACTGGTATTCCCTTGCAGGCGTATTATTAGAGGAAAACATAATATCAGTAAAACCCAATTCTTGTGCCATCATTAATTCAACTTCCGTTGCACAATCCAAACCACAATTTTCCTCTTTTAGTATTTTTAAGATTGCTGGGGTAGGGGTCGCTTTCACTGCAAAGTATTCTTTAAAACCCTTATTCCAAGAAAAAGCTTGGTTTACGGCTCTGGCTTTTTCACGAATTCCCTTTTCATCGTACAGGTGAAAAGGAGTGGGATATTGTGCAACAATTTTTTCTAAGGTATTTCCAGTTACAAATGGCTCTTTCATATCTATTCTCCGAATCTTCAAAATATTAGAAGTATTATATCACAAGTCCTGATTTAAAGACACAATAAAAACTAGCCTCCCTTGAGACTAGCTAGTAACATTAGTCATTGCGACCAAAAATACGTAATAAGCTGATAAACAAGTTAATAAAATCAAGGTACAAACTTAGGGCCATTGACACCGCCCAGCCATCATTAACTTGACCATCAGTAGCTTGGTAAACACGCTTAATCATTTGATTGTCTGAAGCAATCAAACCTGAAAAAATCAAAACAGATACAATACTAATCAGATAGCTTACCGTACCACTTGCCATAAAAAGATTAACTAGACTAGCAATGATTATACCAATTAAGGCTGCCATCATAGCTTTACGAAGCCCTGACAAGTCTTTTTTAACTTTAGAGCCAATAACAGCCATTGCAAAGAATACCGCAGCTGAAGATAAAAAGGCTTGAAGCACTGTCGTTTGTGCATAAGCTGCAATGATAAAACTTAAAGTAAATCCATTTAAGGCTGAGAAAGTCAAAAAGAGCGGTAAAGCAGCTGGTGTATTTTTTTGTGCTGCGCTACTAGAGACAAAAACTAAAATCAGCTCTATAATAGTTGCCCCATAATAAACCCAAGGGTGGGCACCAATAATGCTAATTAAATTAGCCCTAAAAGGATATAACATGAGGTAAGAAACAAAGGCTGATAAGCCAATTCCCATACCTACTAGGCTATATATTTTAGCATAAAATTGATTCAATCCAGAATCCGTTCTGGTGTAAATTGCTTGATTATCCATAATTTCTCCTTTTTAACGATTGTGACTATTAAGCGTTTTACGTTTAAAGAAGCGTCTTTTTGCCCAACGCTTTCGCATTGGAGTTACAGCTTCTTTAACAGCCCAATATTTGTCAACCATAGTAACGATATAGCTTTCTTTATACCGTGGAAAGGCAACTGTTGCTCCCCACATGTGTTTTAAAATAATGTCTTCTTCTTTTTTATTCAAATCAGTCAGTTTTCTAGCATTTCTAACAGCAATCCTTGGGTGTATCCAAGCATGGCTTTTATTAAATTTTGTTACCCGCCAATCATAATAGAAAAAATCATGAAGAAGCCCACCACGAGCCGTACTTTTTGCATCCCAACCAAAACGTTTAGCCATTTTATAACTAGTGTAGGCCACATTTATAGAATGTTCCAAACGCGTGGAGTGGTGATGTTGTACGATGCCATCCAATTTTTGAAAACGCGGGTGATCAA
Protein-coding sequences here:
- the scpB gene encoding SMC-Scp complex subunit ScpB — translated: MSYLSQIEALLFVAGEEGLSVRNLATLLSLTPTALQQQLEKLSEKYADDDASALCLIESSQTYKLVTKEAYADLLRVYAKTPINQSLSRASLEVLSIVAYKQPITRVEIDDIRGVNSSGALSKLIAFDLVKEAGKKDVIGRPNLYATSDYFLDYMGINHLDELINVSSLQIEDQEVALFNNND
- a CDS encoding nucleoside-triphosphate diphosphatase, whose protein sequence is MSEKIYEFKDNDNWFVGKWNGYNSIEEVGNLINEDLARLNQVLSQLNTNTIEEQDWDNFGYAITVIKKSSDFSLISFVLDMINQETSSHLLARRHNGAILISDGSKVRAVILPKDGLKESDLFSDIASTAPKKLLVATHNKGKTEEFKALFAPLGYEVEDLNAYPELPEVKETGTTFEENARLKAESISKLTGKMVLADDSGLKVDILGGLPGVWSARFSGPDATDEKNNAKLLHELSMVFEQKDRSAQFHTTLVVAAPDCDSLVVEADWPGYIAFQPKGENGFGYDPLFIVGETGKHSAELSSQEKNALSHRGQAVKKLVEVFPKWQAKLSL
- the xerD gene encoding site-specific tyrosine recombinase XerD: MIELIDLFLKEKNLSENTEKAYRYDLNQFLETISHKLSDDKLLLYQKKMAPLSLSAKKRKYSTVNQFLLFLYQKHYYPDYLKLTEKIKLVSDSQCPAELDSTLCYQESPYQEGQLIALLILELGLLPNEMANLKVTDFDLNFQVLTIRNHKNVRVLPLPSQMIPYLENILDASHTYLFDHMDHVFSRQWYFNKLRQFLESLNLADLSAQKLREQFIIKEKNAGKSMLELSQILGLKSPITLEKYYRH
- a CDS encoding TIGR01212 family radical SAM protein (This family includes YhcC from E. coli K-12, an uncharacterized radical SAM protein.), translating into MKKRYQTLNDYYRKLFGQKIFKVPIDAGFDCPNRDGTVAHGGCTFCTVSGSGDAIVAPDAPIREQFYKEIDFMHRKWPDVNQYLVYFQNFTNTHDTVEVIRQRYEQAINEPGVVGINIGTRPDCLPDETIAYLAELSERMHVTVELGLQTTFEETSRIINRAHSYDLYKETVKRLRKFPKIDIVSHLINGLPGETHEMMLENVRRCVTDNAIQGIKLHLLHLMTNTRMQRDYHEGRLQLLSQEDYVSIICDQLEIIPKDIVIHRITGDAPRDVLIGPMWSLKKWEVLNAIDKEMQRRNSYQGCRLEK
- the cbpB gene encoding cyclic-di-AMP-binding protein CbpB → MIAKEFESFILQHLDSYLIPADDLAIFIDTHNSDHVMLLLVSNGFSRVPVITKDKEYKGTISISDIMNYQAKHQLTDWEMNQTDIGNMVNTKIDAISVESSLTLIMHKLVEFPFLPVVNANNQFIGIITRKSILKAVNSLLHDFTEDYTIVAKND
- a CDS encoding tRNA (cytidine(34)-2'-O)-methyltransferase, giving the protein MTVDIEKNKYREADSKNHVVLFEPQIPQNTGNIARTCAATNAPLHIIKPMGFPIDDRKMKRAGLDYWDKLDVRFYENLEEFLANCQGKLHLISKFAEKTYSQENFADEDDHYFIFGREDKGLPEDFMRSHEKEVLRIPMNDEHVRSLNVSNTVCMIVYEALRQQEFQGLELSHHYDNDKLK
- a CDS encoding YneF family protein; translation: MSTTIWILLIILALAAGLFGGIFIARKQIEKEIGEHPRLTPEAIREMMSQMGQKPSEAKIQQTYRNIVKQSKAATAKGK
- the yidD gene encoding membrane protein insertion efficiency factor YidD — translated: MIKNLLIWLVKVYQKSISPLFPGTCRYRPTCSTYMIMALEKHGLKGLLMGIARILRCHPFVEGGEDPVPDKFTLKRHKKS
- a CDS encoding metallophosphoesterase; this translates as MASKTIIVMSDSHGDRDIVAAIKGKYEGQVDAIFHNGDSELQASDPIWQGIHVVGGNCDYDSAYCDDLVIDLDGDIIAQTHGHLYQINFTWDRLDYFAQEKSATLCLYGHLHRPAAWKLGQTIFVNPGSVSQPRGDVNETLYARIQLSTDSIKVEFFNRNHELYPSLTKEFNR
- a CDS encoding ECF transporter S component, translating into MSKTHRLVMVAILSALSFILMFFSFSIIPGASFLKIEFSIIPVLLGLVLIDLKHAYLILILRSLLKLILNNSGINDFIGLPMNIIALATFVTLFALVWKPQKNRGQFVFASVLGTLSLTLVMVLLNYFYAVPLYAKFANFDISAYIGLTKYMVSMVIPFNLVEGLAFALSFYFIYFACRPIIERYTI
- a CDS encoding phosphatase PAP2 family protein gives rise to the protein MTNKQHYLLKSSFAFLIFVMIGYTVQFYPNTLHGFDSYVQNAVRGQLPSHLTSMFKAITVMGNVLTQFILVFLFAAIFYIKKWKIEALLVLINGAIAGILIVAFKQVYQRIRPDLEHLVHAGGFSFPSGHSLGSFLILGSLIIIIHDRVKHGFLKYSMQLILGFLILLIGLSRIYLGVHYPSDVFAGFVLGYGILNLIYPYYLKKRFEWRFHSKQQ
- a CDS encoding segregation/condensation protein A — translated: MDIKIKDFEGPLDLLLHLVSKYQVDIYEVPIVEVIEQYLAYIETLQAMKLEVAGDYMLMASQLMLIKSRRLLPKMVEAEPDETDPEIDLLSKIEEYSRFKELSQDLAKQHEQRALYFSKPKQELIFEDIKLKTDTSVMDLFLAFSKIMTVKQEEFKNTHTVIEREDYRIEDMMKHLESKLEHQKLLPLTDVFKECSNINEVITLFLATLELIKVQFVTVEQDYNFADIILRKES
- a CDS encoding pseudouridine synthase codes for the protein MRINKYIAHAGVASRRKAEELIKQGLVTLNGQVVRELATLVKSGDVVEVEGSPIYNEEKVYYLLNKPRGVISSVSDDKGRKTVIELLPQVKERIYPVGRLDWDTSGLLILTNDGDFTDKLIHPRNEVDKVYLARVKGIATKENLRPLTRGVVIDGKKTKPARYNIIRVEADKNRSIVELTIHEGRNHQVKKMFESVGLLVDKLSRTRFGTLDLTGLRPGEARRLSKKEVSQLHNLATTDR
- the racE gene encoding glutamate racemase, encoding MDNRPIGFLDSGVGGLTVVRELMRQLPYENIVYIGDSARAPYGPRPAEQIREYTWELVNFLLTKDVKMIVFACNTATAVAWEEVKEALSIPVLGVILPGSSAAIKSTKNGKVGVIGTPMTVNSDIYRKKIQLLAPQVAVKSLACPKFVPIVESNETQSSVAKKVVYETLAPLVGKVDTLVLGCTHYPLLRPIIQNVMGPQVTLIDSGAECVRDISVLLNYFQINSSRHVLKEEHHFYTTASGESFQAIASHWLDEKIDVEHIDL